One region of Miscanthus floridulus cultivar M001 chromosome 19, ASM1932011v1, whole genome shotgun sequence genomic DNA includes:
- the LOC136529929 gene encoding GDSL esterase/lipase At1g29670-like yields MEKLVYLLTITFLSMALLVPLRGQCEAARAAAATSCHAGTGAAAAAAASCSRNRCGGKSAGKQKQQPQVEGMFVFGSSLVDNGNNNFLNGSGVRADYLPYGVDFPLGPSGRFSNGRNVIDALGELLRLRGLVPPFADPRTRRARAALLRGVNFASGGSGILDHTGQVTGEVVSLRQQITNFESVTLPDLRAQLRGPAAAANHGRPKGQDSFHQCYLSKCLFVIGTGGNDYLLNYFNPRKNGAEGGPPLSEFTTSLITKLSDHLQRLYGLGARKFVIFSIQPTGCTPVVRAFLNITGAACIEPVNDAVALFNSELRRLVDGARPPRMPAARFAYIDSYKIIRDMLDHPAKLGVRETSRACCEMSTRSSGVLCKKQGPVCRDRTEYVFFDGLHPTDAVNARIARKGYGSSSPDHAYPINVKKLAML; encoded by the exons ATGGAGAAGCTCGTCTACCTCTTGACCATCACATTCTTATCCATGGCGCTGCTGGTGCCACTCCGCGGACAGTGCGAagcagctagagctgctgctgcCACAAGCTGCCATGCCGGCaccggagctgctgctgcagcagcagcatcGTGCAGCAGGAACCGCTGCGGCGGCAAGTCGGCGGGGAAACAAAAACAGCAGCCGCAGGTGGAGGGCATGTTCGTGTTCGGGAGCTCGCTGGTGGACAACGGCAACAACAACTTCCTCAACGGCTCCGGCGTGCGCGCCGACTACCTCCCCTACGGCGTGGACTTCCCGCTCGGCCCCTCGGGCCGCTTCTCCAACGGCCGCAACGTCATCGACGCGCTCGGCGAGCTCCTCCGCCTCCGCGGGCTCGTCCCGCCCTTCGCCGACCCGCGcacccgccgcgcccgcgccgcgctGCTGCGCGGCGTCAACTTCGCCTCTGGCGGCTCCGGCATCCTGGACCACACCGGCCAGGTCACC GGCGAGGTGGTGAGCCTGCGGCAGCAGATCACCAACTTCGAGTCGGTGACCCTTCCTGACCTGCGGGCCCAGCTGCGCGGCCCAGCTGCGGCCGCCAACCACGGCCGGCCCAAGGGCCAGGATTCCTTCCACCAGTGCTACCTCTCCAAATGCCTCTTCGTCATCGGCACCGGCGGCAACGACTACCTGCTCAACTACTTCAACCCCAGGAAGAACGGCGCCGAGGGTGGGCCGCCCCTGTCAGAGTTCACTACGTCGCTCATCACCAAGCTCTCGGACCATCTTCAG AGGCTGTACGGTCTTGGCGCACGGAAGTTTGTGATCTTCTCGATCCAGCCGACCGGGTGCACCCCCGTGGTCCGGGCGTTCCTCAACATCACCGGCGCCGCCTGCATCGAGCCGGTGAACGACGCGGTGGCGCTCTTCAACTCCGAGCTGAGGCGGCTGGTCGACGGCGCCAGGCCGCCGCGCATGCCCGCCGCCAGGTTCGCCTACATCGATTCCTACAAGATCATCAGGGACATGCTGGACCACCCCGCCAAACTTG GCGTTCGGGAGACGAGCAGAGCCTGCTGCGAGATGTCGACGAGGTCGTCGGGCGTGCTGTGCAAGAAGCAGGGGCCCGTGTGCAGGGACCGGACGGAGTACGTCTTCTTCGACGGGCTGCACCCGACGGACGCCGTCAACGCCAGGATCGCGCGCAAGGGCTACGGCTCCAGCTCGCCcgaccacgcctaccccatcaacgTCAAGAAGCTAGCCATGCTCTAG